From the genome of Colletotrichum destructivum chromosome 10, complete sequence, one region includes:
- a CDS encoding Putative concanavalin A-like lectin/glucanase domain superfamily, glycoside hydrolase superfamily yields the protein MRFTPILAFLASKAVADSLPGLPTAPYTPTGGTLPSASLTRIIVSSEFAEFVDDAGQTLIPPTLHSFATTFASDLASVVGLDIPVELGATAEQGSIFLTLGDASLYKDAAGRETSEGYSLNVTVDGVLISGASPLGVWWGTRTLLQQLVLDGGEVKLGYGVDSPGWGIRGMMLDIARHYYPPDFLVEMCAYMSFFKQNTFQLHLSDNLYNNVAIYSRERSLSLYAAFRLLSDDPALEGLNRRANESYTRDVFDDIQARCAARGVTVLPEIETPGHALVITQWKPELGLQSDLSLLNISNPETIPVVKKIWDTFLPWFHTKTVSIGADEYVDPTLSEEALVGEYTRFVDEMNEHITSTSGKHVRIWGTFAPSVGGSVNKSVSIQHWANFEANPLYDFVNNGYDVLNSGEYIYTVGKWSQWYGSTLSLDFIFHGSPDGSAFAPNIFDRENATNNAAMDSPSLLGHIAPQWNDYGPNATTVTEGYYQWRDGLPALADKQWGGDVAEADYPGLFAALQPLVPGQNLDRRVASKGSTILEYDFKQGRGSNGTVQDLSGNQYHATSTCVASDEGAILTPSCHIKTPLDQKGRNYTLSFSIKPTSDAKGAIFSGGDSGLWFGNGTVSAVMLFSGESTYALNYTFPVGSWTNASLIGRGRQTFLDVGAGEPMEFLTVMGWNGDRFVWAPIAVEAPLATVGGSGFEGVIGGMKLVDDA from the exons ATGCGCTTCACACCCATTCTCGCCTTTCTCGCCTCCAAGGCGGTGGCAGACTCCCTCCCCGGCCTCCCGACGGCTCCCTACACGCCCACAGGGGGCACtctcccctccgcctccctTACCAGGATCATCGTCTCCTCCGAGTTCGCGGAAttcgtcgacgacgcagGCCAAACCCTCATCCCGCCGACTCTGCATTCTTTCGCCACTACCTTCGCCTCGGACCTCGCTTCTGTTGTGGGCCTTGACATccccgtcgagctcggcgccaCTGCGGAGCAGGGATCGATATTCTTGACCCTCGGTGATGCGAGCCTCTACAAGGACGCTGCCGGTCGTGAGACTTCTGAGGGGTATTCGCTGAACGTCACGGTCGACGGCGTTTTGATCTCGGGCGCGAGTCCCTTGGGCGTTTGGTGGGGAACCCGGACCCTGCTGCAGCAACtggtcctcgacggcggggaggTGAAGTTGGGCTACGGGGTCGATAGCCCTGGATGGGGGATCCGGGGGATGATG CTCGACATCGCCCGCCACTACTACCCTCccgacttcctcgtcgaAATGTGCGCCTACATGTCCTTCTTCAAGCAAAACACCTTCCAGCTGCACCTCAGCGACAACCTCTACAACAACGTCGCAATCTACTCCCGCGAgcgctctctctcactctacGCCGCCTTCAGGCTGCTGTCCGACGACCcggccctcgagggcctcaacAGGCGCGCCAACGAGTCCTACACCCGCGACGTCTTTGACGACATTCAGGcccgctgcgccgcccgGGGTGTTACCGTGCTGCCCGAGATCGAGACGCCGGGTCATGCGCTGGTCATTACGCAGTGGAAACCCGAGCTCGGTCTGCAGAGCGATTTGAGCCTGTTGAACATTTCGAACCCGGAGACGATCCCCGTCGTCAAGAAGATCTGGGATACCTTTCTGCCGTGGTTCCACACCAAGACGGTGTCCATTGGGGCGGATGAATACGTCGATCCAACGTTGAGCGAAGA GGCACTGGTTGGGGAATACACGCGTTTTGTCGACGAAATGAATGAGCACATCACGAGCACGTCCGGGAAGCACGTCCGCATCTGGGGAACGTTTGCGCCCTCGGTAGGCGGCAGCGTTAACAAGTCGGTTTCGATCCAGCACTGGGCCAACTTCGAAGCCAACCCGCTCTATGATTTCGTCAACAACGGTTACGACGTGCTCAACTCGGGCGAGTACATCTACACAGTCGGGAAGTGGTCACAGTGGTACGGCTCTACATTGAGCCTCGACTTCATCTTTCACGGCTCGCCCGACGGATCAGCCTTTGCGCCCAACATCTTTGATCGCGAAAACGCAACCAATAACGCTGCGATGGACAGCCCTTCGCTTCTGGGGCATATTGCGCCTCAGTGGAATGATTACGGCCCAAACGCAACGACGGTGACCGAGGGATATTACCAGTGGCGTGACGGATTGCCCGCGCTCGCGGACAAGCAGTGGggaggcgacgtcgccgaggccgattACCCAGGCTTGTTTGCTGCGCTGCAGCCTCTCGTGCCGGGCCAGAATCTTGATCGCAGAGTCGCGTCAAAGGGATCGACAATCTTGGAATACGACTTCAAGCAGGGACGCGGGAGCAATGGTACGGTCCAGGATCTGTCAGGGAATCAGTACCATGCGACGTCGACATGTGTCGCtagcgacgaaggcgccaTTCTCACGCCCTCGTGCCATATTAAGACCCCGCTGGACCAAAAGGGGCGCAACTACACCCTCTCATTTTCCATCAAGCCCACGTCGGATGCCAAGGGGGCCATCTTCAGCGGTGGAGACAGCGGGCTCTGGTTCGGCAACGGGACAGTGAGCGCCGTCATGCTCTTCTCGGGAGAGAGCACGTACGCGCTCAACTACACGTTCCCCGTGGGGTCATGGACGAACGCGAGCCTCATCGGCAGGGGCAGACAGACGTTCCTGGACGTTGGGGCGGGCGAGCCCATGGAGTTCTTAACCGTCATGGGGTGGAATGGGGACCGGTTTGTGTGGGCGCCGATTGCAGTGGAGGCGCCGCTGGCAACGGTTGGTGGCAGTGGGTTTGAGGGCGTTATCGGCGGGATGAAGCTGGTTGACGATGCCTAG
- a CDS encoding Putative signal transduction response regulator, receiver domain, histidine kinase/HSP90-like ATPase: MNKIPEGTREWETFKYDSFHIPSAVFNNPDRPIPISSISSSTDTGLTAFAQLGALRLNASRALISLFDRQHQYVVAEATRSMPLSPNTKYPTQNHLWLCGTAIPRTFGICEHVLVGATQDQETPSTRLQTAPPYESELPVSVVPDLAADRRFCNRPYINAAPYNRFYAGVPIRSPKGINIGVYCIFDDRPRSGLDADSVQFLRDMSRTIMDYLHARRVNESYRRSERMVQGLGNFIEGRDDPVPTAGPTPRPSPNGFDPTGVTVSRPETDPPSPTSSEAAALVRPSIHPIIPEPMESPTKVDSSDSMETTATTATVATTTSSTAPPDPHLSATVKIFSRAANVIRKALEVDGALFLDASIGSFGGLVTGPRRPSEVADRNFSSSEDSLSERSEDANDRWCKSFGGSSIMDDVANRSNVPQVGRVTLRERFLRRLLKRYPNGKVFSFDETGNWLAADYESDDADVTPTEETEQPLARPESKAAHSYFTKRNEARTIIDVFPGARSVAVVPLSDPSKERCFAGGFVWSKSATRILTPAADLPFIRAFGMVTMSEVIRLDAILADRAKTDILGSLSHELRSPLHGVVAAAELLHDTQLDAFQVDVIHTIEISGKTLLDTIDHLLDYSKVNTFLRASKSQRKNNGPGRGLRPEQSASIESGMMTLVSDVHLDLLVEEVIESVFIGYSFHHMVASSLARHGSSGPPTPAQEKLDAIATSDGLGHRRSSSESPPASLKDVKILVDIDPESSWVFHTNPGAIRRIVMNLFGNALKYTSKGFIKVQLRQDEVVHKSSRSASMVVLTVTDSGKGISEEFLHTKLFTPFSQEDALAPGTGLGLSLVRQIVTGLGGTISVRSQVGHGTSITVSMPLVLSRKASSRGRKFSADLQTLAGTRLSVQGFSRGFDESEELRAGGLDLPVESLPFKWMDVKINRDSQDSAGADLVVCSEEAFKGLGLSETGGVDIPLVVVCGNAEAAQKLATSYRRSLRHEAVMEFIAQPTGPRKVAKALACALDRWKQRQLVKSAVVSPLSDAFPAPAPSPRALKSEALAMRPRAQSETVKMVRVASPPPDMVSQSPGDSWIASTTDSNNFTLTLPFRPAASVVAPSMSTASARGTMGSGASPSPAAIKPPSEFLLVDDNAINLKILSAYMKRLHKRSATASNGLEALQAYTSHPERFCCILIDITMPVMDGLEATRRIREFERARNLPPVIVIAITSLGSVGARQEGFASGMDLFLTRPVTMTELVKILKQRKLVDETVEKEVLPK, from the exons ATGAACAAGATACCTGAAGGTACCCGTGAATGGGAGACATTCAA ATATGATTCTTTCCACATCCCCAGCGCCGTCTTCAACAACCCCGACCGACCAATCCCCATTTCCTCTATTTCTTCGTCCACCGACACAGGCCTCACGGCATTCGCGCAGCTGGGCGCCTTGCGACTCAACGCCTCGCGAGCTCTGATCTCCCTGTTCGATCGCCAACACCAATATGTGGTCGCCGAAGCCACCCGTTCCATGCCACTGTCGCCGAATACCAAGTACCCGACGCAAAACCACCTCTGGCTCTGTGGGACGGCCATCCCTCGTACGTTCGGAATATGCGAGCATGTGTTGGTAGGAGCAACCCAAGACCAAGAGACACCCAGCACGCGACTCCAGACGGCGCCCCCCTATGAGAGTGAGCTTCCCGTGTCCGTAGTCCCGGATCTTGCAGCCGACCGGCGATTCTGCAATCGTCCGTACATCAATGCGGCCCCGTACAACCGCTTTTATGCGGGCGTCCCCATTCGATCTCCCAAAGGTATCAACATTGGCGTATACTGCATTTTCGATGACCGCCCGCGCTCCGGGCTCGATGCCGACTCGGTACAGTTCCTGCGGGACATGTCACGGACAATCATGGATTATCTGCATGCCAGGCGCGTCAACGAAAGCTACCGCCGTAGCGAGCGTATGGTCCAGGGCCTGGGCAACTTCATTGAGGGGAGAGACGACCCCGTTCCGACGGCAGGACCTACCCCGCGGCCGTCCCCGAATGGCTTCGATCCTACTGGGGTTACAGTATCGCGTCCTGAGACCGACCCGCCATCGCCCACATCctccgaagccgccgccctcgtccggCCGAGCATCCACCCAATCATACCGGAACCGATGGAGTCTCCCACAAAGGTCGACTCGAGCGACTCTATGGAAACCACTGCAACGACAGCCACGgtagcgacgacgacttcgagCACGGCCCCGCCAGATCCGCACTTATCGGCAACCGTCAAGATATTTTCGCGGGCGGCTAATGTCATCAGGAAGGCTCTCGAGGTAGACGGCGCTCTTTTCCTAGATGCCAGCATCGGGTCGTTCGGCGGGCTGGTAACGGGGCCGCGGAGGCCGAGTGAGGTGGCTGATCGCAATTTCTCGAGCAGTGAAGATAGCCTCTCGGAACGGTCCGAGGATGCTAACGACAGATGGTGCAAGAGCTTTGGGGGTTCTTCGATCATGGACGACGTTGCCAACAGGTCGAACGTGCCCCAGGTTGGCCGGGTGACGTTGCGCGAGAGGTTCCTGAGGAGGTTGCTGAAGAGGTACCCCAACGGAAAGGTCTTCAGCTTCGACGAAACGGGGAACTGGCTCGCTGCCGACTACGAGAGCGATGACGCCGATGTCACGCCGACAGAAGAGACCGAACAGCCCCTGGCGCGACCCGAGAGCAAGGCGGCCCATTCATACTTCACAAAGAGGAACGAGGCAAGGACCATCATCGACGTCTTCCCGGGCGCGAGGAGTGTGGCGGTGGTTCCGTTGTCGGATCCGTCGAAAGAGCGATGCTTTGCCGGGGGTTTTGTCTGGAGCAAGAGCGCGACCCGGATCCTCACGCCAGCCGCAGACCTACCCTTCATACGAGCGTTCGGAATGGTCACCATGTCCGAGGTTATTCGGCTCGACGCCATTCTGGCAGATAGGGCGAAGACGGACATCCTGGGATCATTGAGTCACGAGCTCCGATCGCCGCTGCACGGGGTCGTCGCTGCGGCGGAGCTCCTCCATGATACCCAGCTAGATGCTTTCCAGGTTGACGTCATCCACACCATCGAGATATCGGGCAAGACGCTGCTCGATACTATTGATCAT CTGCTGGACTATAGCAAAGTCAACACGTTCCTGCGAGCGTCCAAGTCCCAGCGCAAGAACAACGGACCAGGACGCGGTTTGCGACCAGAACAGTCGGCATCCATCGAGTCGGGCATGATGACGCTAGTGTCGGATGTACATCTCGACCTGCTCGTGGAGGAAGTCATCGAGAGCGTCTTCATCGGCTACAGCTTCCACCATATGGTCGCATCTTCGCTGGCTCGCCATGGTTCCTCGGGCCCACCCACGCCGGCCCAGGAGAAGTTGGATGCCATCGCCACGTCGGATGGTCTGGGCCACAGGCGAAGCAGCTCGGAGAGCCCACCTGCCAGCCTCAAGGACGTcaagatcctcgtcgacatTGACCCGGAGTCCTCGTGGGTATTCCACACCAACCCGGGTGCCATCCGTCGCATCGTCATGAACCTGTTCGGAAACGCGCTCAAGTACACGTCCAAGGGGTTCATCAAGGTGCAGCTGAGACAGGATGAAGTGGTGCACAAGTCGTCTaggtcggcgtcgatggtTGTGCTCACCGTGACTGACTCGGGCAAGGGCATCAGCGAGGAGTTCCTTCACACCAAGCTCTTTACCCCCTTTTCCCAGGAAGACGCCCTTGCGCCGGGCACCGGTCTCGGCCTGAGCCTCGTCCGGCAAATCGTCACGGGTCTCGGTGGAACGATCAGTGTGAGAAGCCAAGTGGGCCACGGAACGAGCATCACGGTCTCGATGCCGCTTGTGCTATCGCGCAAGGCCAGCAGTCGGGGAAGGAAGTTTTCGGCCGACCTGCAAACGTTGGCCGGCACTCGACTGTCGGTTCAGGGATTCAGCAGGGGTTTTGATGAATCGGAAGAGCTTCgcgccggcgggctcgaTCTTCCCGTGGAGAGTCTGCCCTTCAAGTGGATGGACGTCAAGATCAACCGGGACAGCCAAGACTCGGCCGGTGCGGACCTGGTGGTTTGCAGCGAGGAAGCGTTCAAGGGTCTCGGCCTGTCAGAGACGGGAGGTGTCGATATACCGCTTGTCGTGGTCTGCGGCAACGCCGAAGCCGCACAAAAGCTCGCCACGTCATACAGGCGCTCTCTTCGCCACGAGGCTGTCATGGAGTTCATCGCCCAGCC TACCGGACCTAGGAAAGTCGCGAAGGCGCTGGCCTGTGCCCTTGATCGGTGGAAGCAGCGCCAGTTGGTCAAATCGGCGGTAGTCAGCCCGCTGTCGGACGCTttcccggcgccggccccaAGCCCACGGGCGTTGAAGTCGGAGGCGCTAGCAATGAGGCCCAGAGCGCAGTCGGAGACGGTCAAGATGGTGAGAGTGGCCTCGCCTCCCCCGGACATGGTGTCGCAGTCGCCGGGCGATAGTTGGATCGCCAGCACAACAGACTCCAACAACTTCACCTTGACACTCCCAttccggccggcggcgtcggtggtGGCGCCCTCAATGTCGACTGCTTCGGCTAGGGGCACCATGGGCTCGGGTGCCTCACCCTCCCCAGCGGCCATCAAGCCGCCCTCGGAGTTCCTCTTGGTGGATGACAATGCCATCAATCTCAAG ATTCTCTCGGCATATATGAAAAGGCTTCACAAGCGGAGCGCAACAGCTTccaacggcctcgaggcTCTACAAGCCTACACATCCCATCCGGAGAGGTTTTGCTGCATCCTCATAG ATATAACGATGCCCGTGATGGACGGACTAGAAGCTACAAGGCGGATCAGAGAGTTTGAGCGAGCACGCAACCTACCGCCCGTGATCGTGATTGCCATCACGAGTTTGGGGTCGGTGGGTGCGCGGCAGGAGGGGTTTGCGAGCGGGATGGATCTCTTCCTGACGCGGCCAGTAACCATGACGGAGCTGGTCAAGATTCTTAAGCAGCGAAAACTGGTGGACGAAACGGTAGAGAAGGAGGTGCTGCCGAAATGA
- a CDS encoding Putative amino acid/polyamine transporter I — protein sequence MDEALPRGSADQALARLGYKGELPRNLSMLSILGLSFAIMAVPFGLSTTMYITLTNGQAVTVLWGWVLVSAISLCIAASLAEICAVYPTAGGVYYWSAMLAPAGWAPLVSFVDGWLTLVGNWTVTLSINFSGAQLILSAISIFNEDFVANEWQTVLCFWAVMLVCASVNAFGSRYLDLINKVCIYWTGASVLIIMVTILVMAPSKRSAEFVFTHYDASESGWPSGWSFFVGLLQAAYTLTGYGMVASMCEEVQNPEREVPRAIVLSVAAAGVTGVIYLIPILFVLPDIRMLLDVANSQPIGLLFKTVTGSAAGGFGLLFLILGILMFAGIGALTAASRCTYAFARDGAIPGYKLWARVNHKLDMPLWALGLSTGVDCVLGCIYFGSSAAFNSFTGVATICLSTSYGVPVLVNLMQRRRAVANSPYPLGRFGTVINCICIVWICFAVIIFCMPVSLPVDASSMNYASVVFAGFAFIAIVWYFAYARKNFTGPPVAKEEFQPGPDGVMEGKIPGGALDSETTASTEKK from the exons ATGGATGAAGCCCTCCCCCGCGGGTCCGCCGACcaggccctcgcccgcctcggctACAAGGGCGAGCTGCCGCGCAACCTCTCGATGCTCtccatcctcggcctctccttcgccatcatggccgtgCCCTTCGGCCTCAGCACGACCATGTACATCACCCTGAccaacggccaggccgtcaccgtcctCTGGGGCTGGGTCCTCGTCTCCGCCATCTCGCTCtgcatcgccgcctccctcgccgagaTCTGCGCCGTCTACCcgaccgccggcggcgtctaCTACTGGTCCGCCATGCTGGCCCCGGCCGGCTGGGCGCCCCTCGTcagcttcgtcgacggctggCTCACCCTCGTCGGCAACTGGACCGTCACCCTGAGCATCAACTTCAGCGGCGCCCAGCTGATCCTGAGCGCCATCAGCATCTTCAACGAGGActtcgtcgccaacgagtGGCAGACGGTGCTGTGCTTCTGGGCCGTCATGCTCGTCTGCGCCTCGGTGAACGCCTTTGGGTCGCGCTACCTGGATCTGATCAACAAG GTCTGCATCTACTGGACCGGCGCCTCGgtcctcatcatcatggtCACCATCCTCGTCATGGCGCCGAGCAAGCGATCCGCCGAGTTCGTCTTCACGCACTACGACGCCTCCGAGAGCGGATGGCCCTCGGGCTggtccttcttcgtcggcctcctccaag CCGCCTACACCCTCACCGGCTACGGCATGGTCGCCTCCATGTGCGAGGAGGTCCAGAACCCCGAGCGCGAGGTGCCCCGCGCCATCGtcctctccgtcgccgccgccggcgtcacggGCGTCATCTACCTCAtccccatcctcttcgtcctccccgACATCCggatgctcctcgacgtcgccaacTCCCAGCCCATCGGCCTCCTCTTCAAGACCGTCAccggctccgccgccggcggcttcggcctgctcttcctcatcctcggcatcctcatgttcgccggcatcggcgccctcaccgccgcctcgcgctGCACCTACGCCTtcgcccgcgacggcgccatccCGGGCTACAAGCTCTGGGCCCGCGTCAACCACAAGCTCGACATGCCCCTCTGGGCCCTCGGCCTGTCGACCGGCGTCGACTGCGTCCTCGGCTGCATCTACTTCGGCTCCAGCGCCGCCTTCAACTCCTTCACCGGCGTCGCCACCATCTGCCTGTCGACGAGCTACGGCGTgcccgtcctcgtcaacctcatgcagcgccgccgcgccgtcgccaactCGCCCTACCCGCTCGGCCGCTTCGGCACCGTCATCAACTGCATCTGCATCGTCTGGATCTgcttcgccgtcatcatcttctgCATGCCCGTCAGCCTGCCCGTCGACGCCTCATCCATGAACTACGcctccgtcgtcttcgccggcttcgccttcatcgccatcgtctggTACTTTGCCTACGCCCGCAAGAACTTCACCGGCCCGcccgtcgccaaggaggagtTCCAGCCGGGCCCGGACGGCGTCATGGAGGGTAAGATCCCGGGAGGTGCtctcgactcggagacgacggcgagtacggagaagaagtag